Genomic segment of Thermodesulfobacteriota bacterium:
CACGCGAACCACCTCGACGGGTTGGCCCGCTTCGATGAGATCTCCCTGGGACACCACGTCCACCCTCTCGCCATCGAACTCCGCAATGCCGGCGGGGCGCAGGGGCGAGAGGCTCACGCCCCTGCGGCCGAGCCACCTGCGGTCGGCTTCGGGGGCCGAGCCGAAGCCGGCCTCCACCGGCAGCTCGGTGTCGAGCACCAGCCTGC
This window contains:
- a CDS encoding NfeD family protein produces the protein GAGATWGAVVAASGRVALSLLLAIGASLVLLRVLPKLPIGRRLVLDTELPVEAGFGSAPEADRRWLGRRGVSLSPLRPAGIAEFDGERVDVVSQGDLIEAGQPVEVVRVEGNRVVVRRLRSPNEGREA